The DNA window AGACGGTACGGAAGTGGCGACGCTCATTAAGGCAAGCGAAACCGCCATGACGCTCGTCAGACATGGACAAGTCGTACACGAACAGCGTTTCGAACAGGCCAAACGAGAAAACGGAACGTACAAGACGCCCTACGGCACCATTCGTATGGCAGTCGATACACACTCCTTTATCCTGTCGATGACAGAGCTGAGCGGCTCTATCTTCTTAACATACGACCTTCATGTCGAAGGCCGGTGGCAGAGCCATAACGAGCTGTCTATCAAGATCAGCCGTGACCATACATTGAACGTACAATAACAGGAGGAATATCATCTTGGATATGAAAGAACAGTTGAGCCAAGCCATCATAGATGCCGCAAAACAGGCGATCGCAGATGGCGTACTCCCCGAAGCAGAACTTCCGCAGATCGTACTCGAAGTACCGCCGCAAAAAGAATTCGGCGACTATGCGACCAACTTCGCGATGCAGGCGGCACGCGCTTTCAAGAAAAGCCCGCGCATGATCGCAGAAGCACTTACCGAACGAATGAAATACAGCTGGCTCGACCGCGCAGAGATCGCAGGTCCCGGCTTCATCAACTTCTATCTCCAGTCCGACTGGGTCTATGACCTTCTTGCACGTGCGCTCCGTGAAGGCGAAGCATACGGCAACGGTGCGCCCATCGACGAAAAAGTACAGATCGAATTCGTCAGCGCGAACCCGACAGGCCCCTTACACGTAGGCCACGGCCGCGGTGCGGCATTCGGCAGCGCACTTGTCAACCTCATGCGTGCGGCAGGCTACAACGTCGAAGCAGAATACTACATCAACGATGCGGGCAATCAGATCAACAACCTTGCCCTCTCCGTCGATGCACGCTATAAAGAACTCCTCGGTCAGCCGTGTGAGTTCCCCGAAAACGGCTACCACGGCCACGACATCATCGAAACAGCACAACAAATTATCGATAAATACGGCGACAAATACCTCGCAATGAGCGAAGAAGAACGCCTTGCCGC is part of the Selenomonadales bacterium genome and encodes:
- a CDS encoding DUF1934 domain-containing protein — translated: MQDVIVTVLGIQTDADGDKTRIETVANGKMRQKDGMHYITYRERQEDGTEVATLIKASETAMTLVRHGQVVHEQRFEQAKRENGTYKTPYGTIRMAVDTHSFILSMTELSGSIFLTYDLHVEGRWQSHNELSIKISRDHTLNVQ